The Ignavibacteriales bacterium genome has a segment encoding these proteins:
- the guaB gene encoding IMP dehydrogenase: protein MAQNKIYLEGLTFDDILLVPARSSVLPRQTDITSFLTRDIKLNIPFISAAMDTVTESQMAIAMAAQGGIGIIHKNMSIDKQADEVDKVKRSESGMIVNPITLTPDRTIKDAEELMSKYHISGIPVIDEKGKLVGILTNRDLRFERTGSKLVSQLMTKENLITAPLGTTLHEAEKILHQYRIEKLPVVDKKGIIKGLITYKDIMKKKTFPHACKDGLGRLRVGAGVGVTSDTLKRVEALVAANVDVIVLDTAHGHSEGVLKMIKEIRRKFKHTQLIAGNIVTKEAALELVACGVNAVKVGIGAGSICTTRIIAGVGVPQISAVIEVANALKGKNIPVISDGGVKQTGDVAKAIAAGADTVMMGGMLAGVDETPGEKVLFEGRSFKVYRGMGSLGAMKQGSSDRYFQDIEADIKKLVPEGIEGRVPFKGSLSDTIYQFIGGLRAAMGYCGAKTIKDLKTKSKFVKISNAGLRESHPHDVLITEEAPNYQMTKKI from the coding sequence ATGGCTCAAAATAAAATTTATTTAGAAGGATTAACTTTTGATGATATTCTTCTTGTTCCGGCACGTTCATCTGTTCTTCCACGTCAGACAGATATAACTTCATTTTTAACTAGAGATATTAAATTGAACATTCCGTTTATCTCTGCGGCTATGGATACGGTTACAGAATCGCAAATGGCGATTGCTATGGCGGCTCAAGGCGGAATTGGAATTATTCATAAAAATATGTCAATAGATAAACAAGCCGATGAAGTGGATAAAGTAAAACGCTCCGAAAGCGGAATGATTGTTAACCCAATTACTCTTACTCCAGATAGAACAATAAAAGATGCGGAAGAACTGATGTCAAAGTATCATATATCGGGAATTCCAGTAATTGATGAAAAAGGTAAATTAGTTGGGATTCTTACAAACCGAGATCTAAGATTTGAAAGAACCGGAAGTAAACTTGTAAGTCAATTGATGACAAAAGAAAATTTAATTACCGCACCTCTTGGAACAACACTTCATGAAGCCGAAAAAATTCTACATCAATATAGAATTGAAAAACTGCCCGTCGTAGATAAAAAAGGAATTATTAAAGGATTGATTACTTATAAAGATATTATGAAGAAAAAAACTTTCCCCCATGCTTGTAAAGATGGACTTGGAAGATTAAGAGTTGGCGCCGGTGTCGGTGTTACTTCCGATACATTGAAAAGAGTCGAAGCATTGGTAGCTGCAAATGTAGATGTTATTGTTCTGGATACTGCGCATGGTCATTCAGAAGGTGTACTGAAAATGATTAAAGAGATTAGAAGAAAATTCAAACATACACAGTTAATAGCAGGTAATATAGTAACTAAAGAAGCGGCTCTTGAACTTGTTGCTTGCGGTGTCAATGCAGTTAAAGTTGGAATCGGCGCCGGTTCCATTTGTACTACTCGTATCATTGCAGGCGTAGGTGTTCCACAAATCAGTGCAGTTATCGAAGTAGCTAACGCATTAAAGGGGAAAAATATTCCAGTGATTTCCGACGGCGGAGTAAAACAAACCGGAGATGTAGCAAAGGCAATTGCTGCCGGAGCCGATACAGTTATGATGGGCGGTATGCTTGCAGGTGTTGATGAAACTCCTGGTGAAAAAGTTTTATTTGAAGGAAGAAGTTTTAAAGTTTACAGGGGAATGGGTTCACTTGGCGCAATGAAACAAGGAAGCAGTGACCGATATTTCCAAGATATAGAAGCTGATATAAAGAAGTTAGTACCGGAAGGCATAGAAGGACGCGTTCCATTTAAAGGATCTTTGTCCGATACAATTTATCAATTCATTGGTGGATTACGCGCAGCAATGGGTTATTGCGGCGCAAAAACAATTAAGGATCTTAAAACAAAATCCAAATTTGTCAAAATATCAAATGCCGGATTGCGCGAAAGCCATCCGCATGATGTTTTAATAACCGAGGAAGCTCCGAACTATCAGATGACTAAGAAAATTTAA
- a CDS encoding regulatory protein RecX: protein MIITALQRKGNNVVIIFDDSEPVTIDYRTVLDNGLRKNDTIDEKFFEQLISESSFLKIKDTAFRLLGRRHHSTLELRNKLVKKKYQKAIIEKVLTDLTEKKLLDDEQFAVAYLEERSVKKKIGINKLKAELFKKGIDRKIIDKILLNVDSDLSYEQAFELAKRKCLFLQRKDLDKAKLKSKIFLFLNSRGFESELIMKVLNDLNLENE, encoded by the coding sequence ATGATAATAACTGCCCTTCAGAGGAAGGGAAATAATGTCGTAATTATTTTTGATGATAGTGAGCCGGTAACAATCGATTACCGGACTGTGCTTGATAATGGACTCCGGAAAAATGATACGATAGACGAAAAGTTTTTTGAGCAGTTAATTTCCGAAAGCAGCTTTTTGAAAATAAAAGACACAGCATTTCGACTTCTTGGAAGAAGACATCATTCTACTTTGGAATTAAGAAATAAACTCGTTAAAAAAAAATATCAGAAAGCTATTATTGAAAAAGTATTAACAGATCTGACTGAAAAAAAATTACTGGATGATGAACAATTTGCTGTTGCCTATTTAGAGGAACGGTCGGTTAAAAAGAAAATCGGCATTAATAAATTAAAAGCCGAACTCTTCAAGAAGGGAATTGACCGAAAGATAATTGATAAAATCCTGCTGAATGTTGATTCTGATTTGAGTTACGAACAAGCATTTGAATTAGCCAAAAGGAAATGCCTGTTTCTTCAAAGGAAAGATTTAGACAAAGCAAAATTGAAATCAAAAATCTTTTTGTTTCTCAATTCACGTGGCTTTGAATCTGAACTAATCATGAAAGTCTTGAATGACTTAAATCTTGAGAACGAATAG
- the thpR gene encoding RNA 2',3'-cyclic phosphodiesterase, with translation MKIRSFIALEIPDDPLLEILKIRNEKLGKIENIRWEEKEKLHLTLKFLGDIDSEMVGQYSKCMQKIIDAYESLNLSFSEFGVFKRRDEYKILWAGLTENKRLLELVDEIDTSFADFGIEKERKNFKSHITLLRFRGYEDSEKIVSLTHVKLPVIEFKANKITLFESKLLPSGSVYRSLKKFYLKN, from the coding sequence ATGAAGATTAGATCATTCATTGCTCTTGAGATTCCGGATGATCCGCTTTTGGAAATTCTTAAAATAAGAAATGAGAAACTCGGCAAAATTGAAAACATCAGATGGGAAGAAAAAGAAAAATTACATCTCACATTAAAGTTTCTTGGCGATATTGATTCAGAAATGGTTGGTCAATATTCCAAATGCATGCAAAAGATCATTGATGCTTACGAAAGCTTGAATTTGAGTTTTAGTGAGTTTGGAGTTTTCAAAAGAAGAGATGAGTATAAAATTCTCTGGGCTGGATTGACTGAAAATAAGCGGCTTTTGGAATTAGTTGATGAGATAGACACTTCATTTGCTGATTTTGGAATTGAAAAGGAAAGAAAGAATTTTAAGTCTCATATAACATTATTAAGATTTCGCGGATACGAAGATTCCGAAAAAATAGTATCTTTGACACACGTAAAACTTCCTGTAATTGAATTTAAGGCAAACAAAATAACCCTTTTCGAAAGTAAATTATTACCGAGCGGATCGGTTTATAGATCACTAAAAAAATTTTATTTGAAAAACTAA
- a CDS encoding histidine triad nucleotide-binding protein: MGEITAKRDPANGGTIFSKIIRKEIPAQIVFENDQVLAFNDINPKAPVHVLIIPKITEIETTRDIDPQKHAALLGALYDAANKIAKELGVSETGFRLVLNCGPDAGQEVYHLHMHLLGGRKMNWPPG; the protein is encoded by the coding sequence ATGGGAGAAATCACCGCAAAACGGGATCCCGCAAATGGCGGGACAATTTTTTCCAAGATTATACGAAAAGAGATTCCTGCACAAATTGTTTTTGAAAATGATCAAGTGCTGGCATTTAATGATATCAATCCTAAGGCACCCGTTCATGTTCTTATAATTCCTAAGATAACGGAAATCGAGACCACCCGTGATATTGATCCGCAAAAGCATGCAGCCCTGCTCGGAGCATTATACGATGCAGCGAATAAAATTGCTAAAGAACTTGGAGTGAGTGAAACTGGATTCCGATTGGTTTTGAATTGCGGTCCGGATGCCGGGCAGGAAGTTTATCATCTTCACATGCATTTATTGGGCGGTCGAAAAATGAACTGGCCACCAGGATAA
- a CDS encoding glycosyltransferase, translated as MFKVLVIAYYYPPLGLSGVQRTLKFTKYMSRYNWEPTVITTGNVAYFAHDFSLLKEAEEAGVKIIRTEAFDINTILGKQYNTVSMPKEFIRKILSRISKAFFIPDNKNSWSKKAYKVARELLQKEKFDIIFVSVPPYSGFVTASKLKKEFGIPLFVDYRDLWFGNHFSFYPSPYHRYKHKKMEYNALRTADKVVAINRKIKEKILLTYPFLSFNDVMLIPHGFDPADFEPSKEKIASTHKMKLTYAGIFYENITPEYFLKAFKELSVERPDIAANIELEFIGHLRNENKKLIKELGINEFVRDHGYLEHNETVKKLKTSDILWMMIGKIHNADTISTSKLYEYFGSRKPILGCVVEGTAKSAMQEYGASFITAPDDIKEIKETIIKIHDLFQKKILPVPNEEFVSKHDRITLTQQLTKAFQFYLKAE; from the coding sequence ATGTTCAAAGTACTCGTTATTGCTTATTATTATCCTCCACTCGGTTTAAGCGGGGTTCAGCGGACTCTGAAATTTACAAAGTACATGAGCCGTTACAATTGGGAACCGACTGTTATAACTACAGGTAATGTTGCCTATTTTGCACACGATTTTTCTTTGCTTAAAGAAGCTGAGGAAGCCGGCGTTAAAATCATTCGAACGGAAGCTTTTGATATTAATACAATTCTTGGCAAACAATATAATACTGTGAGTATGCCTAAAGAATTTATACGTAAAATTCTTTCGAGGATTAGTAAAGCGTTCTTTATCCCGGATAATAAAAATTCTTGGTCAAAGAAAGCTTATAAAGTAGCCAGAGAACTTTTACAGAAAGAAAAATTTGATATTATATTTGTTTCAGTTCCACCTTATTCGGGATTTGTAACAGCTTCTAAACTGAAAAAGGAATTTGGGATCCCTCTATTTGTAGACTACCGCGATTTGTGGTTCGGAAATCATTTCTCTTTTTATCCTTCGCCCTATCACCGTTACAAACACAAGAAGATGGAGTACAACGCATTACGAACTGCGGATAAAGTTGTTGCTATAAATCGTAAGATCAAAGAAAAAATTTTATTAACGTATCCATTTCTTTCTTTTAACGATGTGATGTTAATTCCTCATGGATTTGACCCGGCGGATTTTGAACCTTCGAAAGAAAAAATTGCTTCCACCCATAAAATGAAATTGACTTATGCAGGTATATTTTATGAAAATATAACCCCTGAATATTTTTTGAAGGCATTTAAAGAACTCTCTGTAGAAAGACCCGATATTGCAGCTAATATTGAATTGGAATTTATAGGACATCTTCGCAATGAAAACAAAAAACTAATTAAAGAACTTGGTATAAATGAATTTGTTAGAGATCATGGATATTTAGAACATAATGAAACGGTTAAGAAATTAAAAACAAGCGATATATTGTGGATGATGATTGGAAAAATTCACAACGCAGATACTATCTCTACTAGCAAACTTTATGAATATTTTGGTTCTCGTAAACCGATTCTTGGATGCGTGGTTGAAGGAACTGCTAAGTCTGCCATGCAAGAATACGGCGCTTCATTTATTACGGCTCCAGATGATATTAAAGAAATAAAAGAAACTATAATTAAAATACATGATCTATTTCAGAAAAAAATATTACCGGTTCCAAACGAGGAATTTGTTTCTAAGCATGATCGAATAACATTGACCCAGCAGTTGACAAAAGCATTCCAATTTTATTTGAAGGCAGAATAA
- a CDS encoding sigma-54 dependent transcriptional regulator, whose protein sequence is MKSILVIDDEREICESIKMILEYEDYLVDYTTDSYKGLQKIEFGNYDTLLLDIQMPGKNGFEVLNWLHEKEIELKVIMISAHASVENAVKSTKLGAFDFLEKPIDRDKLLISVRNAVDQTNLVKENKKLKSELSGSEIIIGNSEVIQTIHETISRVAKTDARVLITGENGTGKELVAQEIHRLSVRANKDLIEVNCAAIHHELIESELFGHEKGSFTGAIKQHTGKFEQANGGNLFLDEIGDMSLQAQAKVLRAIEEGKIERVGGNSKIEVDVRIISATNKDLQEEIKKGNFREDLFHRLNVIPIHVPPLRERKDDIPLLVEHFSKIICEKNKFSPKRYSDAALKALQTLQWKGNVRELRNVVERIVIMVPKSEINEKDVSIFTQSSNSNVDDLLNISNSFQEFKEKAEKAFIIKQLNANGWNISKTADILGIQRSHLYNKLKKYEIEKE, encoded by the coding sequence ATGAAATCAATTTTAGTTATTGACGACGAAAGAGAAATTTGTGAAAGCATTAAGATGATTCTGGAGTATGAAGATTATCTTGTCGATTACACAACCGATTCTTATAAAGGATTACAGAAGATCGAATTCGGAAATTATGATACTCTTCTTCTGGATATTCAAATGCCTGGCAAAAACGGTTTTGAAGTTCTAAACTGGCTTCATGAAAAAGAGATTGAACTGAAAGTTATTATGATTTCGGCGCATGCAAGCGTTGAGAATGCTGTTAAGTCTACTAAACTAGGCGCATTCGACTTTCTCGAAAAACCAATTGATCGCGACAAACTATTAATAAGCGTACGGAATGCTGTCGATCAAACAAACCTTGTAAAAGAGAACAAGAAATTAAAAAGTGAACTCTCAGGTTCTGAGATAATAATAGGCAATAGTGAAGTGATACAAACCATTCACGAAACTATTTCAAGAGTTGCAAAGACAGATGCAAGAGTTCTAATCACCGGTGAAAATGGTACCGGAAAAGAATTAGTGGCACAAGAGATTCATCGTTTGAGCGTCCGGGCTAATAAAGATTTAATTGAGGTTAATTGTGCCGCAATACACCATGAATTAATTGAGTCAGAATTGTTCGGACATGAGAAAGGTTCTTTCACTGGCGCGATAAAACAACATACAGGAAAATTCGAACAAGCAAACGGAGGGAATCTTTTTCTTGATGAAATCGGAGATATGAGCCTCCAGGCACAGGCAAAAGTTTTGCGGGCTATTGAAGAAGGTAAAATTGAACGAGTTGGTGGAAATTCCAAAATTGAAGTCGATGTTAGAATTATTTCAGCGACAAATAAGGATTTACAGGAAGAAATTAAGAAAGGAAACTTTAGGGAAGATCTCTTTCATAGATTGAATGTAATTCCGATTCATGTTCCGCCTTTAAGAGAACGGAAAGATGATATTCCTCTATTGGTAGAGCACTTCTCTAAAATTATTTGTGAAAAAAATAAATTCTCACCTAAAAGGTATTCTGATGCCGCATTAAAAGCACTTCAAACTCTTCAGTGGAAAGGAAATGTTCGCGAACTGCGAAATGTTGTTGAACGCATTGTTATAATGGTTCCTAAATCTGAGATAAACGAGAAAGATGTATCAATCTTCACACAGAGTTCCAATTCAAACGTTGATGATCTTCTTAATATTTCGAACAGCTTCCAAGAATTCAAAGAAAAAGCGGAAAAAGCATTTATCATCAAACAACTTAATGCGAACGGTTGGAATATTAGTAAAACGGCCGATATACTTGGAATTCAACGAAGCCATCTTTATAATAAATTAAAGAAATACGAAATAGAAAAGGAATAG
- the purD gene encoding phosphoribosylamine--glycine ligase, translated as MKIVIIGSGGREHALALKIAECNSTEKLFIIHGNPGTQHVGENIQIDQDDHEMISKFCLECLIDLVIIGPEKPLIDGLADKLREDGIKVFGPSKKAARIEGEKSFAKNLMKEAKIPTASFEVFDKDNYDIAINYLNKSTYPAVIKADGIAAGKGVMIADTFEDAKEALKECFINCSFGSAGDKIVIEEFMTGHEASIFAITDGNNFILLPAAQDHKRVYDGDRGKNTGGMGAYAPTPFVTKNDLDYVANKIIEPTLRALREKGIPFIGCLYCGLMMTDSGPKVVEFNCRFGDPETQVILPLLDGNFVELLYSAASGKINKESVWYNGGASVCVVAASGGYPDKFEKGFIITGLENDFPNAKVYHAATKEVNTKIITNGGRVLSVSSFTKKNDLIEAKRISYDAISKINFDGMHYRKDISDKALK; from the coding sequence ATGAAAATTGTGATAATTGGCTCCGGTGGAAGGGAACATGCCCTTGCGTTAAAAATTGCTGAATGTAATTCGACTGAAAAACTTTTTATCATCCATGGAAATCCGGGAACGCAGCATGTTGGAGAAAATATTCAGATTGACCAAGATGATCATGAAATGATAAGTAAGTTTTGTCTGGAGTGTTTAATTGATCTTGTTATTATAGGTCCGGAGAAACCTTTAATTGATGGGTTGGCTGATAAATTACGAGAAGATGGTATAAAAGTTTTCGGACCATCGAAGAAAGCTGCGCGGATTGAAGGGGAAAAATCATTCGCAAAAAATCTGATGAAGGAAGCAAAAATTCCAACCGCGTCTTTCGAAGTATTCGATAAAGATAATTATGACATTGCCATAAATTATTTAAATAAAAGCACTTATCCGGCAGTAATTAAAGCAGATGGTATCGCCGCCGGTAAAGGTGTTATGATTGCCGATACTTTTGAAGATGCAAAAGAAGCACTAAAAGAATGTTTTATTAATTGCTCGTTTGGTAGTGCCGGTGATAAAATTGTAATAGAAGAATTTATGACCGGGCATGAAGCCTCGATCTTTGCTATCACTGATGGAAATAATTTTATACTTTTACCGGCTGCGCAGGATCATAAAAGGGTTTATGATGGCGATAGAGGAAAAAATACTGGCGGAATGGGTGCGTATGCTCCAACTCCTTTCGTAACTAAGAATGACCTCGATTATGTTGCAAATAAAATAATCGAACCGACGCTTAGAGCATTACGCGAAAAGGGAATTCCCTTTATAGGATGCCTTTACTGCGGATTAATGATGACAGACTCGGGACCTAAAGTAGTAGAATTTAATTGCCGTTTTGGGGATCCGGAAACTCAAGTAATCCTTCCATTACTTGACGGAAATTTTGTTGAACTTCTGTACTCTGCCGCTTCCGGCAAAATTAACAAAGAATCAGTTTGGTATAATGGAGGAGCATCCGTTTGTGTAGTCGCCGCATCCGGTGGTTATCCCGACAAATTCGAAAAGGGTTTTATAATTACCGGTTTGGAAAATGATTTTCCAAATGCAAAAGTATATCATGCTGCTACAAAAGAAGTAAATACAAAAATCATTACGAACGGTGGAAGAGTATTGAGTGTTTCATCCTTTACAAAGAAGAACGACCTAATTGAAGCTAAAAGAATATCTTACGATGCTATTTCAAAAATAAATTTTGATGGTATGCATTACAGAAAAGATATTTCCGACAAAGCTTTGAAGTAA
- a CDS encoding competence/damage-inducible protein A, whose protein sequence is MKAHIITIGDEILIGQTLNTNAAFIGEKLTNSQINVSASSVVPDDEEIIINEFKRTLGPNDVVIVTGGLGPTHDDVTRKCVVNFFGTELIENEDVLSDIKKFFEARARKLTDTNRGQALVPKIAIPIRNRRGTAPGYWIEQKGKIFVCMPGVPYEMKNMMETFVLPKLSSMLERKSYTATTNLLSTGIPESNLFDRLGDLNELLAGSKMAFLPSQYGVKMRITAESSSEEDANNKLDEIEQKIRAKVGRYIYGKNDDTLESVIAKLLIDRGLKLAVAESCTGGLINNRLTNISGSSQFLERGIVAYSNAAKVELLHVDEDTLQKYGAVSMEVARQLAEGVKAISGSDIGLSVTGIMGPTGGTETKPVGLVYIGICDTSICTAYEYHFGDDRLLNKDRTSQAALEMLRKNLLGISYED, encoded by the coding sequence ATGAAAGCACACATTATCACTATTGGTGATGAAATATTGATAGGGCAAACACTTAATACCAATGCGGCATTCATTGGCGAAAAATTAACTAATTCACAAATTAATGTGAGTGCATCAAGCGTCGTTCCAGATGACGAAGAGATAATTATAAATGAATTCAAAAGGACTCTGGGACCAAATGATGTTGTAATAGTCACCGGCGGATTGGGACCAACACATGATGACGTTACAAGAAAATGTGTTGTAAATTTCTTCGGAACAGAACTGATTGAGAATGAAGACGTACTTTCCGACATAAAAAAGTTTTTTGAAGCAAGAGCAAGAAAATTAACGGATACAAATCGCGGGCAGGCGCTTGTACCTAAAATTGCTATACCGATACGTAACAGAAGGGGAACTGCACCGGGATATTGGATTGAGCAAAAAGGAAAAATATTTGTTTGCATGCCGGGTGTACCGTACGAAATGAAAAATATGATGGAAACTTTTGTGCTTCCAAAACTTAGTTCAATGTTGGAAAGAAAAAGTTATACAGCTACAACCAATTTACTTTCTACCGGAATTCCGGAATCCAATCTTTTTGATCGGCTTGGGGATCTAAATGAACTTCTAGCAGGCTCGAAGATGGCTTTTCTACCGAGTCAATACGGTGTTAAGATGCGCATTACCGCAGAATCTTCAAGCGAAGAAGACGCAAATAATAAATTGGATGAGATTGAACAGAAGATTCGCGCTAAGGTTGGAAGATATATTTATGGTAAGAATGATGACACGCTTGAGAGTGTGATCGCAAAATTATTGATTGACCGGGGACTTAAATTAGCAGTCGCTGAATCTTGCACCGGAGGTTTGATCAATAATCGCCTCACTAATATCAGCGGAAGCAGCCAATTTCTTGAGCGTGGAATTGTTGCATACAGTAATGCAGCTAAAGTTGAATTGCTTCACGTAGATGAAGACACACTTCAAAAATATGGCGCTGTAAGTATGGAAGTTGCCCGTCAACTTGCGGAAGGTGTAAAAGCAATTAGCGGTTCGGATATCGGTCTCTCCGTGACTGGTATTATGGGACCTACGGGAGGAACAGAGACCAAACCAGTTGGATTGGTTTATATTGGTATTTGCGATACCAGTATTTGCACCGCCTACGAATATCATTTTGGTGATGACAGGTTATTGAATAAAGACCGGACTTCCCAAGCAGCCCTTGAAATGCTGAGAAAAAATCTTCTCGGAATTTCATATGAAGATTAG
- a CDS encoding acyl-CoA dehydrogenase family protein — protein MNKFTGVDYFDVETLLEEDEIMVRNSVRDFVDDRVIPIIEKHYSEAKFPFHLVKELGKLGLFGITLPQKYGCAEMNNVSYGLVMQELERGDSGIRSFVSVQTSLVMYPIFTFGSEEQKDFWLPQLASGEKIGCFGLTEPDFGSNPGGMITRAEKVDGGYKINGAKMWITNGTIADVAVVWGKLDGEVRGFLIEKGTIGFTAPEMKGKHSLKASITSELIFQDVFIPEKNILPGSKGLKSPLMCLNQARYGIAWGVVGSMMACYDSALNYAKSRIQFSKPIAAYQMTQEKLVYMLTEITKAQLLNLRLGQLKDKGQVKHTQVSMAKRNNCEKALEIARIAREIHGANGILDEYPIMRHSQNLESVKTYEGTHEMHTLIIGEDITGFAAFD, from the coding sequence ATGAATAAGTTTACCGGAGTTGATTATTTCGATGTAGAAACACTTCTAGAAGAAGATGAAATAATGGTACGCAACTCCGTACGTGATTTTGTTGATGACCGGGTCATTCCAATAATCGAAAAACATTACAGCGAAGCAAAATTTCCATTTCATCTAGTTAAGGAACTTGGCAAACTTGGACTTTTCGGTATTACTCTTCCGCAAAAGTATGGTTGTGCTGAGATGAATAATGTTTCTTACGGCTTGGTTATGCAGGAATTAGAAAGAGGCGATAGCGGCATTCGGAGTTTTGTTTCAGTTCAAACATCATTAGTGATGTATCCTATCTTTACATTCGGAAGTGAAGAACAAAAAGATTTCTGGCTGCCGCAGCTTGCAAGCGGAGAAAAGATCGGCTGTTTTGGATTAACAGAGCCGGATTTTGGATCGAATCCCGGTGGAATGATTACACGTGCTGAGAAAGTTGACGGCGGTTACAAAATTAACGGCGCTAAAATGTGGATTACAAACGGAACTATTGCAGATGTTGCTGTTGTTTGGGGAAAGTTAGATGGAGAAGTGAGGGGATTTCTGATAGAGAAGGGAACGATAGGTTTTACTGCACCTGAAATGAAAGGAAAGCATTCTCTAAAAGCTTCTATAACTTCAGAACTAATATTTCAAGATGTTTTTATTCCGGAGAAAAATATTTTACCTGGCAGTAAAGGATTGAAATCACCATTGATGTGTTTAAATCAAGCCCGGTATGGAATTGCATGGGGAGTCGTCGGTTCAATGATGGCATGTTACGACTCGGCGTTAAATTACGCAAAGTCGCGCATTCAATTCAGCAAACCAATTGCAGCGTATCAGATGACGCAAGAAAAATTAGTCTATATGCTTACGGAAATAACAAAAGCGCAACTTCTAAATTTGCGATTAGGTCAATTGAAAGATAAAGGTCAAGTTAAGCATACACAAGTATCCATGGCCAAACGAAATAATTGCGAGAAAGCTTTAGAGATCGCTCGTATTGCGCGTGAGATTCACGGCGCTAACGGAATTTTAGATGAATATCCGATCATGAGGCATTCACAAAATTTAGAATCCGTTAAAACATATGAGGGAACTCATGAAATGCATACGTTGATAATCGGTGAAGATATAACGGGGTTTGCAGCGTTTGATTAA
- the recA gene encoding recombinase RecA translates to MATDKDARLKILEDTIASIDKTYGKGTIMKLGDGVINAVESISTGSLTLDYALGIGGVPRGRIVEIYGPESSGKTTLCLHIIAEAQKAGGLAAFIDAEHAMDLNYAKRLNVDTKNLLLSQPDFGEQALEIVDTLVRSNALDIIVIDSVAALVPRSEIEGDMGDPQMALQARLMSQALRKLTGAISKSKTCVIFTNQLRSKIGVMFGNPETTTGGNALKFYASVRLDIRRVGALKDGQNVFGNRTKVKIVKSKVAPPFKEVEFDILYNEGISKAGEIIDLASEKNLLNKSGSWFTYKENRYQGRDQLKAKMLEDPELFSSLEKDVKTALGMIKEEHSKPVKEKEETETKSKKK, encoded by the coding sequence ATGGCTACAGATAAAGATGCCAGACTAAAGATTTTAGAAGATACCATTGCATCAATAGATAAAACTTACGGCAAAGGTACAATCATGAAATTGGGAGACGGCGTAATAAATGCTGTTGAATCAATTTCCACCGGATCGCTAACATTGGATTATGCATTAGGCATTGGCGGAGTTCCGCGCGGAAGAATAGTTGAGATATATGGGCCTGAATCATCCGGTAAAACTACGTTGTGTCTTCACATCATTGCCGAAGCTCAGAAAGCTGGCGGGCTTGCCGCTTTCATTGATGCCGAGCATGCAATGGATCTTAATTACGCTAAACGATTGAACGTTGATACGAAAAATCTTCTTTTGTCACAACCGGATTTTGGCGAACAAGCTCTTGAAATTGTTGATACACTTGTTCGAAGCAATGCCCTGGATATAATTGTTATTGATTCTGTTGCAGCCCTTGTACCCCGCTCCGAGATTGAAGGCGATATGGGTGATCCACAAATGGCATTGCAGGCAAGGTTGATGTCTCAAGCTCTTCGTAAATTGACCGGCGCAATTAGTAAATCCAAAACTTGCGTTATCTTTACAAATCAATTGAGAAGCAAAATTGGCGTTATGTTCGGAAACCCGGAAACAACCACCGGAGGAAACGCACTGAAATTTTATGCATCTGTGCGATTAGATATTAGAAGAGTCGGTGCTTTGAAAGACGGACAAAATGTTTTTGGTAATAGAACAAAAGTTAAGATTGTAAAAAGTAAAGTTGCCCCGCCGTTCAAAGAAGTTGAATTTGATATTCTATACAATGAAGGAATCAGCAAGGCAGGAGAAATTATTGATCTGGCAAGTGAGAAGAATCTTCTTAACAAAAGCGGTTCATGGTTTACATATAAAGAAAATCGATATCAAGGACGCGATCAATTAAAAGCTAAGATGCTGGAAGATCCCGAGCTATTTAGCTCATTAGAGAAAGATGTAAAAACTGCTCTTGGAATGATCAAGGAAGAACATTCCAAACCGGTAAAAGAGAAAGAAGAAACGGAAACTAAATCAAAGAAAAAGTAA